The Harmonia axyridis chromosome 3, icHarAxyr1.1, whole genome shotgun sequence nucleotide sequence taccaacataaaataatgaaatatgaacataaaatctgtgtgaaactgagatattcccgcacgaatTTGTTCTATAAGGTATGGCAGAACgcacggatttgccacagaattagaagaATTAGCTTTGTTAAAATCAAATTTAGATCTTAAAATCCTTATAgttgattttgaatatatttctaatCAAAAATGATTTAATATAATTTGACTACGGATTCGTCATTAGTGAGTCAAACCTTGTTGGTTGagtcccggctcaaaattcgaaaataacagtcattttgatgaaataccTGAAAGTTTTGGATGAACTTGAAAAATATAGCACGTAATTCGCATAAAAAATGTCGAATGcacttgaaatataaattttttattggttttttaatttcaatgaaaatatttagaaCAGAAATTTCAACTacttctgaaattttcacagttgaaatttttaatgtaTAGAattaaaaatcgaataaaaaaattaacactGCCTTTTGCGTGAAATCTGCTACAGAAATTGGAGAAATGGGGATTAATAATTTTCAGGAAGAAAATCAAGGAAACattcttaaaaaaataatttctcggGAATTTGAATTAGCGTaatcatgaaatgaaaaatatgtattCTGTGGATGATTCTAGCTAGAATAATTTTCTACCACAAAATCCTTTCTCTTACAGTTTCAAcatcatgaatttttcaattttttttcggattttgTAACGGATGACGCCTGGTTCGAATCTCACCGCTCAATATTCattgcaatttttttccatactttttcacatttcgaaatattctgaGAAAATAATTAACCATAATGTAAAATTAGTggttttttattcaacttacaAGTTTCCATTTCAGTCGACGACGAGGTTCTGGCGCTGGTTCTGGTCCTGGTTCTGGTCCTGGAGCTGGCTCAGGATTTGGATAAGCGGAACTCAGAGCGAAAAGCCCAAGAAAAAGAGCGAAAACGaacaaaaacttgaaattcatcGTGAACTTTTAGAAAGTCTGTAATGATGAATTCAGACCTGGAAATTCTGTTTTATACTCTCAATTTTGCTTTTATTTTTCCTCGTTCCGGTTTTTTTCGCAACAAACTGTTATCAACACTTCATTTACAACATATGTCAACACACTTATTTCTGAAAACTTACAAAGTGTACCAAAAAACTCatcaaaactaaaaattgatcTATTAAGTGAATGATTCTCTTGTAATCGCCCTAATCTTTACCTAAttagaatgaaataaaattgatattcCACAAGGATCTGTCCATGGTTCAGATAGTAAAATATACGTACttaaccaaaactgaaaatggatgtttttttttagcaGATGACTCTATAAAGTGATTCGTAGTTCCAACTCAGCGCAATGTTAATTTGTGTCCAGTAAAGGCATGTTTCTATAGTGTGCATTATTATACAGAATGAAGCAACGAACCGGGTTTTGAGCTGAATACTTTTCGAACAAccctacagggtggccactttttcaatgggattgtgtTGGTAACTTTTgagccataagagttagaaggtcggtcaaatggagaaaaagttgcatgcatagaagcattgtagagcagttcaaacaaatcgagattatcagggccggttattgagatatcataagaaaagtaaattttgtcattttgatttttcttaatttcccactttatttcaaatattatcaaaaaatgttacaggaatttttcattcgacagtaaattatcctcaatttgacttaatcagatttcgtatccaacgtttcgtactctctgggccaccctcaacctctttttttttcaatacggacctgcatattttatgacacttttcgaaataacgaAATTCAACGATCTATCTTACAATATCAtttaaagttgattttcaggtgattttgacccttatccagaTTTCTTGGTgggtatgtaagaaaaaacaagtctatcaacgatatcaatgttctcagccaaattcaattgaacccacacaaaaataaaaatcgaaaacTGTGGCCAGtaaatgcaatttatcaaaaactgctgttaataaaataatcaagAGACGCGAAAACAATgactttaaatttgaataccaagcctttcaaaaattatatcgtaataaTCTCAAAATGAAGTTCGATTATCTAATTTGTTTCAAAGGAACATATGACAAATCCAATAACAGtgagagaaaattgagaatgtattgaagGAGAAGGAGacaaaataagcaaatgtataagaaataTGGGTTCCAGAAtagtaaagtgcattttacaaaatggtggacatttcaaacacttactttattaattttcatttactttcgaataatcatttgatttttctctcATTAGATGATagtttcgtttaattattatgaattgaaatatgttaataattattacttgattcttgctttgattctaatatgtttcattctgttcaagatgagtaagttgattttcctatcgaaatgtattgcatattgttaattaaactaaaggtacctaattGTAATACAGAttcgacccaaagaaaattggataagggtcaaaatcaccggaaaatcaactttgattgacattgtatgatatgtcgttgaattcagcgttaaaagttatttcgaaaattgtcataaaatatgcaggtacgtattgaaaaaaatgaggttgagggtggcccagagagtacgaaacgttggatacgaaatctgattaagtcaaattgaggataatttactgtcgaatgaaaaattcctgtagcatttttgataatatttgaaataaagtgggaaattgagaaaaatcaaaatgacaaaatttacttttcttatgatatctcaataaccggccctgataatctcgatttgtttgaactgctctacaatgcttctatgcatgcaactttttctccatttgaccgaccttctaactcttatggctcAAAAGTTACCAacacaatcccattgaaaaagtggccaccctgtataacatgaAACGTGGGATGTGGTCAACCGGAAAATCCCAATGGTTGACCAATGTTTTATCATTCTAATAAAGACGCCTGATAAAATGAAGGATTatgcaattattgaaaaaatgttcttaACCAGATAGCACATATTCATGTTAGGTAATCCATAGGAATAATGGTTGTTCTATGAACGTCCAAGAGAACCGGGTACCACCAAAATGGTCATGTTTAAGATATACAGTGTGTCAGTTGGAACCCTCACCCTCAATatttaatagtaataataataaattgccttAATTCAACCCCATGCGAAATCAGAAGAAATGGAAAAGATGCATAGCTGTTAatatgataatgaatttatgtgcgatcttcaaaaaatgtttaacatTATCATGAAAATGATTGATTCTGGTTTTATTCGACACCATCGAGTTTTCGTAGTTTCCAAATGTGTACCTTATTGAGGTAGGAGCCATAATAACACGATTCATGAATTTTGAGGGCTGGAATCAGCgaactaaataaaaaaatttgtcttttgcatatatttatttaatgttTCATTTTTGCTGATAAAAACATTCTGGTTTATACCTACAAAACTATAAATCAACTACGATTGGAAACTTGTATTCCGTTATGTACTACTTTTCAAAAGTAATTTTTGTTCATCCCCACCATATTCCTGCGATGTTGGCAGCTGTGTCAGCAACATCTAAACCTCGTTGAATCTGTAAAATATagcaatataaacaaaaattttttttttacatgacaCAATAGTGTTTAAATTctggaatagttatttctctaattctgtgacaAAACCGCTCATTCTGCTATACCTTATAAAACAAATtagtgcgggaatatctcagtttcacacagattttatgttcatattttcttattttatgttggtagtCGGAACTCTACTGTCACGGGCTCATCtgtcaatacgctctattagtgatgacttCACATACCGCCATTTTTGGGTCTACTGTCAGTGTTCgtaatccaaacaaataaattgtcattcaaattagtacgttgtcgttgaagaaattggcttattttgatgaataagattatttaaggaacgattttactatttattgatagacagaaggaacgagattaatgccagtaagttcgaacttgaagttcaactaataaacacgactttttacaaaatctggggaatgatacaggattcaaacttactgctattaacctcgttccttctgtctatcaattaatattgaaatcgttcctcaaatactcttatttatgaaaataatccaattccttcaacgtcactgtactaatttgaatgacaatttatttgtttggattctgaacactgacaggagaaccaaaaatggcggtgtatgacgtcacactaatagatcgTATTCAGCAAAAGTTAGTTGGCAgtattgttttctgtatcataaattctacagataaatccgtggcaggagagttccgagtaccaacatataataatgcaATGTAACAATGATATCTGTgtaaaactgagatattcccgcacgattttgtcatATAAAGTATGACAGAATGAACGAATTTGTCAAAGAATTAGAGAACTCCCTATTAATTTGGATCTCAAAACCCGTTTAGtgaatttttaatataattcTAATCCGAAATTGTACCAAGCATAGCGGCACTTTTGTTCTTGAATATCTTCTGATTCTGGTTACGCTATCCACATTTTGCGTGGaattttatattgtaatttcTCATCTCAATGATAAATTTCTTCTCTATCGTATCGCTAGGTTTGGAAATATCATGAAAACAAATTCTGAACGGCCATATTCACGAAACCTCTAGTCGGATTTCGCTCATTAACAACCGCGGTATTCAATATTcgaatataaattgaaaatttcaattttctagctctttccgttcgagagttatcatgtTTTCGGCTGGAATCTACCGGActgacagaattgaatttgaccacgggATTAGCAAGCAATTCATAGAAAAAATGGCGAACGCACTTACactttttattggtttattattttcaatgaagacCTTTAGAATAAAAACTTCAACTactcctgaaattttcacagttgaaattttgaaatgtaaagaattaaaaaatcgaataaaaaatctgTCGTCCAGAGATTTTCTTTTTGCAGAAATTATAGAAACAGGAATtataaatttcgaagaaaaaatcgaGGAAacacattttaaaaaaacaatttttcggaAACTTGAATTAGCACAATcatgaaatcaaaaatattttgtgtgGATGATtctaaatacaataatttttaccACAAAATTCTCTCTCTTATACATAGTTTCGAAGTTaggaacttttaaattttttttcagattttgaaaCGGATGAACCCTGGTTCGAATCTCACCGCTGAGTATTCattgcaatttttttccatactttttcacatttcgaaatattttgcgAAAATAATTAACCATAATGTAAAATTAGTGGTTCTTTATTCAACTTACATGTTTCCATTTCACTCGACGACGAGGTTCTGGCGCTGGTTCTGGTCCTGGTTCTGGTCCTGGAGCTGGCTCAGGATTTGGATAAGCGGAACTCAGAGCGAAAAGCCCAAGAAAAAGAGCGAAAACGaacaaaaacttgaaattcatcGTGAACTTTAAGACAGTCGGTACTGATGAATTCAGACCAGAAAAATCTGCTTTTATACTCTCAATTTTGCTCTTGTTTTTCCTCCTTCCGGCTTTTTTTTCGTAACTACCTGTTATCAACACCTCATTAACAACATATTTCAACACACTTGTTTTGGAAAACTTACAAAGTGTACCAGAAAACTCATCTTCCCCAACAAACATTTATCTATCAAGTGAATGGCTCTCTTGTAATCGTCCTAATATTTAAtctaattgaattgaaataaaattggtaTTCCACAAGGATCTGTTCATGGTCTAAACCGTAAAATATACGTAACCAAAACTGAAATTGGATGTTTTTTTAGCAGATCACTCTACAAAGTAATTCGTTGTTTCAACTCAGCGCAAGATTTTCTTGTGATTATCTAGTAAAGGCATATTTCTAGCGTGTATTATTATACAGAGTGAAGCAAGAAACCGGTTTTTCAGTTGGATACTTTTCGAACAACCCGAAAACAGGAGATGTGGGATGTGGTCAGGCGGAAAATCCCAATTGTTGTCAAATATTTTATCATTCTAGGACAGATGCCtgataaaataaaagaattatGCAAGTGTTGAAAAAATGTACTTAACCAGATAGAATAGATTTAATGTTGTCTCATAGGAGTATTGGATGTTCTATGCTCTAAAGACACCCCAGTGGTCAtcctaaataataataataataataataataataaagttttattgATCCATCATTCACAAATCAAATTGTATTGGACATGTCAAAGGCAAAATAATATTACAAATTTACAAACTGAAACAACAATCCTTTTGATGAGaattatgaaaaaagaataACACACACAAATCCCAAAAGCCCCTAGCcatcaaaattaaattaattatataaaataatttcattataatgtATCTGTGAAAAAAACTCTGAATTCTGAAACATCATAAAAAACCTCTGACCTAAGTATATTGATCAGTTTTCTTCTGAAAACACTTAAAGTAGTGGCATTTCTTATTTCAAGAGgcagtaaattgaaaaaataacatcCTGCATACTCGGGAGTTTTTTTATATGTTTGATAAGTAAATCTACTCAATTTTAGTTGATTGCCTCCTCTGGTGTTATATTCATGTCTATCGCCGACTTTTTCGATTTCATTCCTCTTTTTGTACGTACGACAGAGTACCTTCAGTAGATATATACACGAGAATGTAAGTATGCCTTCCCTCTTGAATGTTTCTCTGCAAGATTCCAACGGCTGTAGGTTGAACATGAGGCGAATTATCCTTTTTTGGGCAATGAAAACTCTTTTACTTTCAGTTGCATTGCCGTATACTATTATATTATAACTAATTCTTGAGTAAATTAGTGCATAATAATCGCTCATTAGTCCTTGTTTGTTCAAAGTTTGTTTTAAGTTTAACAACGCATAATAACCACTATTTAATTTCTTGCATACCTCTTCCACATGATCCATCCAGTTAAGCTAACTATGCAAACGTACTCCCAAAAAGTAAAAAGTAAAGATATGAACTACCCTCAATACTTCAACCCTCATGCAAAACCTAACAAACTGCTAAGAATAAGAATTTTGTGCCCACCAAAATTCGTTCAACAGTCATGGTGAAAATAATAACATCaaaagtatagggtgtttttatcgaggtatataactttaagttggcattagtgttcaagatggcgaccgatttaacagctgtcaagtgatttattcttagtttggtttggcaattcatcatgaatagactcacgcctgaacaacgcttgcaaatagtgcaattttatttcgaaaataatggttctgtgcggaatacgtatcgcgcactacgtccattttattttgtttagcgatgaagcgcacttctggttgaatggctacgtcaacaaacaaaactgccacatttggagtgaagctaatcctcaagtgtatgtcgaaacaccgttacatccagaaaaactgactgtttggtgcgctttatgggctggtggaatcattggtccatacttcttcaaaaacgatgatggccagaacgttacagtcaatggtgatcggtatagagccatgggtactaactttttcattcctgaattgaacaaccatgaagtccaggagctgtggttccaacaaggcggcgcaacatgtcacacagctcgtgccacaatcgatttattgaaagccacgtttggtgaccgcctaatttcacgttttgggcctgtgaattggcctccaagatcttgtgatttaacaccgctagactactttctgtggggctatgtaaagttattggtctatgcggataagccacaaacccttgaccatttggaagacaacattcgccgtgttattaccgatatacggccacaaatgttggaaaaagtcatcgaaaattggacgtccagattggactacatccgagccagccgaggcggtcatatgccagaaatcatatttaaaatgtaatgccacaagattatcttgcggataaataaaattcatgtcaatcgaataatccatcgttgttttattgcaatttaaagttctatagctctaaaaaaagcaccctttacCTATTTTGGCATTTCCAAAGCTCAAATCGATAACCAGAAATGGTTATAACCCTGAGTAAGATCCATTTGTCGAAACTAATTCCATTCAAACATGAAACAGTTACCGTTCAGTAAAGTTGAATAGAaccatttcaatataaatttttttcgcatCAATGCGTTGATTATATACACTTATATCGATGATGGTTTCACCGCAAAGCATTCCTCGAGATTGCCTAGAAGAGAAATGATCACCAAAAGCCGTAATAACCACCAGAAAATCTTCTACTTCTTGATGCAAATCGGAATTGGTTTTGGGTCTGTCCCTTGGGTATATTTGGACCGCATGAGTTTTACAAAACGGATGATAACTAAGGGCATGGCCACCTTTTTTTGTCTTGCATATTGTgggaatttcattattaaattgGTGCTGCTTCCTCCAGATTTTGACATTTCTGGATTGATTGATGTGATAAGGTGAGAcctaagagtaataaacatagatagagggagaatatgtcattttcagtaagccaattttgtccccaacatgaactatcaaatttgacaagaaacgcgcgtaaatgaaaacatatcagtgatacgatatttctctcaattcgcgagtttcttcaccaagaacgcactttttaggtcccatagtgaatcgatgtttcatatcaactcaaaatatattgaaataaatgcctcattttatcagaaattcagaaaacaaacttctagCGCGCCAAGCGATGTGAAGCAATCgacgacactaggagagcaaaagttgccaaaccttggatttcaacaggtagatacagaaaataataaatattctgcttattattaattcgacaataaggaaaaatatcagattccaaatattcaaatttgcatatttaatcggaacttactcaaataaatatatttcattaaatataatatacattcataacaatatagtaaaattgtggatttgaaaatatatcacaatccgacaacgtaatctaaccatgttagggacatgtaaaaattgcgtatacttcctctatctatatttattactctatgggagaGACTACTTTGGAAAGAAAGGCATAACCTCATCTATGACATAATTCAATAATCGCATCCTGAATAAGAAAAACATActttcatccaaaaaaaaaaaaatattgagaaggACCCTGAAGCTTTTGAACTTTCGTTGATTGATGcgttgaatttttatattccgAATTTTCCTTCTGTggttcaagagttattcgaaatattacagggtgtcccaaattcgatgctcactgaaagcatctcgaaaacaataagagaaaaaatcttcaaggaccacgtgctcttttttcgaaataatcagatatcagaaagcagatcatagatatctagattcgttctcaagttaccagacgtttctgaaaaatgactgtttcgaatatttcgctatatcttggtttctgttcgagatattcgaaaaattctgaaacgttTTTATCGGTAATTTTTTTGGTTAACATGGTACtcgtaacagatcatagaaattaattaccattttagagatatagagcaaagttggtgtttcttaaatgggacaccctatatttttcaacgcagtttttttgTCCACAGATTTGACGAAAACCATCccgttatcggtttttcaaaaatgttatccgTCTCTAAGATTTTGAGTTTTTTGCCTCGAAATATCTATGATTTgctttctgatattttattatttataaaaaagaaCTCGGGATTCCTTGTAGTATTTTCTCcaagtgagcatcgaatttagga carries:
- the LOC123676012 gene encoding uncharacterized protein LOC123676012 isoform X2; this translates as MFVGEDEFSGTLCKFSKTSVLKYVVNEVLITGSYEKKAGRRKNKSKIESIKADFSGLNSSVPTVLKFTMNFKFLFVFALFLGLFALSSAYPNPEPAPGPEPGPEPAPEPRRRVKWKHKTGSRPKPKLKWKHVKDAFDVADTVANIAAVVNEWNAANNNE
- the LOC123676012 gene encoding inactive angiotensin-converting enzyme-related protein-like isoform X5, with the protein product MNFKFLFVFALFLGLFALSSAYPNPEPAPGPEPGPEPAPEPRRRLKWKLKTGSRPKPKLKWKHVKDAFDVADTVANIAAVVNEWNAANNNE
- the LOC123676012 gene encoding uncharacterized protein LOC123676012 isoform X4, with protein sequence MFVGEDEFSGTLCKFSKTSVLKYVVNEVLITGSYEKKAGRRKNKSKIESIKADFSGLNSSVPTVLKFTMNFKFLFVFALFLGLFALSSAYPNPEPAPGPEPGPEPAPEPRRRVKWKHIQRGLDVADTAANIAGIWWG
- the LOC123676012 gene encoding uncharacterized protein LOC123676012 isoform X3 produces the protein MFVGEDEFSGTLCKFSKTSVLKYVVNEVLITGSYEKKAGRRKNKSKIESIKADFSGLNSSVPTVLKFTMNFKFLFVFALFLGLFALSSAYPNPEPAPGPEPAPEPRRRLKWKLKTGSRPKPKLKWKHVKDAFDVADTVANIAAVVNEWNAANNNE